A DNA window from Sphingopyxis macrogoltabida contains the following coding sequences:
- a CDS encoding UrcA family protein: MKKLLILATLAAASLGQPAFARPAPANPTVVVQHSDLDLRTEAGARTLQHRIRHAAATVCGTASDFDIEGKNDVRQCRKDTRVLASAQAELVIAGAARDRAIQVSSIQK; this comes from the coding sequence ATGAAAAAGCTTCTGATCCTCGCCACGCTGGCCGCCGCATCGCTTGGCCAGCCCGCCTTCGCCCGGCCCGCGCCCGCAAACCCGACGGTGGTCGTTCAGCATAGCGACCTCGACCTGCGGACCGAGGCCGGCGCCCGCACGCTGCAGCACCGCATCCGGCACGCCGCCGCGACCGTCTGCGGCACCGCGTCCGATTTCGATATCGAAGGCAAGAACGACGTGCGGCAGTGCCGCAAGGATACGCGGGTGCTGGCCTCGGCACAGGCCGAACTGGTCATCGCGGGCGCGGCGCGCGACCGGGCGATTCAGGTCAGTTCGATCCAGAAATGA
- a CDS encoding LysR family transcriptional regulator — protein sequence MYDWNDLKAFLAVAETGSTLSAAQALRVSQTTVARRIAALEEATGLSLFERRQAGYALTPVGEAMLASALAVREAADRFSEAAGARSRDAGGTVSVTTMEIFAVTVLPPILRDLRAAHPEIHIHLDTADEPRDLAAGAADIAIRSSKQPAGAGLVGRRIADNPWTLYCSRDYADRHGIPHTRAELAAHPFIGGGGGVWEPYQAWLRQYGLEASVVMQYDSASGLLAGVRSGMGLTILPAFLADREPDLIRCLPPKAEDTTGLWLLTHERLRHVPRVRMVLDFLAAALTKLGRG from the coding sequence ATGTACGACTGGAACGATCTCAAGGCATTTCTCGCGGTCGCGGAAACGGGCAGCACGCTGTCTGCCGCCCAAGCGCTGCGCGTCAGCCAGACCACCGTCGCCCGGCGCATCGCCGCGCTCGAGGAAGCGACGGGGCTGAGCCTGTTCGAGCGGCGTCAGGCGGGCTATGCGCTGACCCCGGTGGGCGAGGCGATGCTGGCGAGCGCGCTGGCCGTCAGGGAAGCCGCCGACCGCTTCAGCGAAGCGGCGGGCGCGCGTTCGCGCGATGCGGGCGGAACGGTCAGCGTGACGACGATGGAGATTTTCGCGGTAACCGTGCTGCCGCCGATTCTGCGCGACCTGCGAGCCGCGCATCCCGAAATCCACATCCATCTCGACACGGCGGACGAGCCGCGCGATCTTGCCGCCGGCGCCGCGGACATCGCGATCCGCAGCAGCAAGCAGCCCGCCGGCGCCGGGCTTGTCGGACGACGGATCGCCGACAATCCGTGGACGCTCTATTGCAGCCGCGACTATGCCGACCGCCACGGCATTCCGCACACCCGCGCCGAACTCGCCGCCCACCCGTTCATCGGCGGTGGCGGCGGGGTCTGGGAACCCTATCAGGCCTGGCTGCGGCAATATGGGCTCGAGGCATCGGTGGTGATGCAATATGACAGTGCTTCGGGGCTGCTTGCCGGGGTCCGCTCGGGAATGGGGCTGACCATCCTGCCCGCCTTCCTCGCCGACCGCGAACCCGACCTCATCCGCTGCCTCCCGCCCAAGGCAGAGGACACGACCGGTCTCTGGTTGCTGACCCACGAACGGCTCCGCCATGTTCCGCGCGTGCGGATGGTGCTCGATTTCCTCGCTGCGGCGCTGACGAAACTGGGGCGGGGGTAG
- the dnaN gene encoding DNA polymerase III subunit beta produces the protein MKATIERAVLLKSLGHVQSVVERRNTIPILSNVLIEADASGQLKLMATDLDLQVVETIAAKVETPGTTTVSAHTLFEIARKLPEGTEVSLAAAEGKMQVKAGRSNFNLPTLPRDDFPVIAEGDLPTNFELPVAELIQIIDKTRFAISTEETRYYLNGIFLHVAEDASGPVLKAAATDGHRLARYTVTRPDGASSMPDVIVPRKCVGEIRKLLDEAEGNVEISLSASKIRFQLGNAVLTSKLIDGTFPDYSRVIPTANDKLLKVDPKSLFQGVDRVSTIASEKTRAVKVGLDKDRITLSVTSPENGTAAEELAAAYDSDAMEIGFNARYLSDILGQVDGDNVELHLADANAPTLIRESEKSPALYVLMPMRV, from the coding sequence ATGAAAGCGACGATCGAACGCGCAGTGTTGTTGAAGAGCCTCGGCCACGTCCAGTCGGTGGTCGAACGGCGCAATACCATCCCCATCCTCTCGAACGTTCTCATCGAAGCCGATGCGTCGGGACAGCTCAAACTGATGGCGACCGACCTCGACCTGCAGGTCGTCGAAACCATCGCGGCGAAGGTCGAAACCCCGGGCACCACGACGGTGTCGGCGCACACGCTGTTCGAAATCGCCCGCAAACTGCCCGAAGGCACCGAGGTCAGCCTCGCCGCTGCCGAAGGCAAGATGCAGGTCAAGGCCGGCCGGTCCAACTTCAACCTGCCGACGCTGCCGCGCGACGATTTCCCGGTGATCGCCGAAGGCGACCTGCCGACCAATTTCGAACTGCCGGTTGCCGAGCTGATCCAGATCATCGACAAGACGCGCTTCGCCATCTCGACCGAGGAAACGCGCTATTATCTCAACGGCATCTTTCTGCACGTCGCCGAGGATGCATCGGGTCCGGTGCTGAAGGCCGCGGCGACCGACGGCCACCGTCTCGCCCGTTACACGGTGACGCGCCCCGACGGCGCCTCGTCGATGCCCGACGTCATCGTGCCGCGTAAATGCGTAGGCGAGATCCGCAAGCTGCTCGACGAGGCGGAGGGCAATGTCGAGATTAGCCTGTCGGCGAGCAAGATCCGCTTCCAGCTCGGCAATGCCGTGCTCACCTCGAAGCTGATCGACGGCACTTTCCCCGATTACAGCCGCGTCATCCCGACCGCGAACGACAAGCTGCTCAAGGTCGATCCGAAGAGCCTGTTCCAGGGCGTCGACCGTGTCTCGACGATCGCCAGCGAAAAGACCCGCGCGGTCAAGGTCGGGCTCGACAAGGATCGCATCACGCTCAGCGTCACCAGCCCCGAAAACGGCACCGCGGCCGAAGAACTGGCGGCGGCCTATGACAGCGATGCGATGGAGATCGGTTTCAACGCCCGTTATCTCAGCGACATCCTCGGACAGGTCGATGGCGACAATGTCGAACTCCACCTCGCCGACGCCAACGCGCCGACGTTGATCCGCGAGAGCGAGAAGAGCCCGGCACTTTATGTGCTGATGCCGATGCGCGTCTGA